Proteins encoded within one genomic window of Rhododendron vialii isolate Sample 1 chromosome 1a, ASM3025357v1:
- the LOC131327882 gene encoding receptor-like protein 35: protein MRIEPLNFKILLKNLTQLQELVLVGLHISSGLPDSVTNFTSLTALDLSWTELQRNLPESVYHLPNLQRLLLRGNIDLDINLPESFWRSGSSLRELDLSSTNLSGELPDSIGHLKSLTSLTSSKCKLRGSIPKSLGNLIQIHKVDLSVNDLNGEVPYTLSNLKQLTELKLSVNNLKGKFPLWVANLKQLVTLHISYNQLKGPIPSNLSGLQNLQSLGLSSNYFSGVIPPWLFTLPSLEAVDLSSNRLTGQIPKFQHDLPLDSIDLSNNKLRGPIPKSISTLVNLTRLFLASNDLSGVVDLQKPKNVEALDLSNTNLSVVARSHVNNTLPNLRYFKMSSCNIEVFPYFLRTLENLVVLDLSSNRIHGQVPNWVGLIGKASLEQIPSLICNASSLRILDLSRNKLSGAVPQCLENFNSVLSVLNLRSNGFTGTLPLAFAKANQLRSLDLSGNQLEGPLPRSLADCTSLEVLNVGNNKINDTFPYWLETLLELQVLVVRSNRFHGPIYTSKSKFPFPKLRIVELSYNEFNGHLPVTYFKYFQATKNKTMPGKNYMSDVNSYYHYSIIVTIKGLEGELLRILTIFTTIGFSSNNFSGEIPNVIGKLNSLIVLNFSHNSLTGHIPSSLGDLEILESLDISSNQLTGRIPSRLTRLCGLPLSKECEDNNRTKVQPAVLEQEEDDSDIDASFWKIVVIGYGCGMTLGLFLGSLMFLIGRSKFFVRLAEREKPKNVIRLRRMVTDIVSRRK, encoded by the exons ATGAGAATTGAACCGCTCAATTTCAAAATTCTCCTAAAAAACCTGACCCAGTTACAAGAACTTGTCCTTGTTGGGCTACATATATCTTCTGGTTTACCTGATTCCGTGACAAATTTTACTTCTTTAACAGCTCTAGACCTGTCATGGACCGAATTACAAAGGAACTTGCCTGAAAGCGTTTACCACCTTCCAAACTTGCAGAGGCTTTTATTAAGGGGCAACATTGATCTTGATATCAATTTGCCGGAATCATTTTGGCGTAGTGGTAGTTCTCTAAGGGAGTTGGATCTTTCTTCTACGAATTTGTCTGGAGAACTGCCTGATTCAATTGGCCATCTCAAGTCTTTGACCTCCTTGACCAGCAGCAAGTGCAAATTACGAGGTTCCATTCCTAAATCTCTAGGGAACCTTATTCAGATCCATAAAGTAGATTTATCGGTGAATGATTTAAATGGTGAAGTCCCATATACTCTTTCAAATCTTAAGCAACTCACTGAGTTGAAACTTTCCGTCAACAACCTTAAAGGCAAATTTCCACTCTGGGTTGCGAATTTGAAACAACTTGTTACTCTACATATATCATATAATCAGCTCAAAGGTCCGATCCCCTCCAATTTAAGTGGTCTTCAAAACCTACAAAGTCTGGGACTATCTAGTAATTATTTCAGTGGGGTAATACCTCCATGGTTGTTTACTCTTCCATCGTTGGAAGCTGTAGACCTGAGCTCCAATCGTTTAACCGGCCAAATTCCTAAGTTCCAGCATGATTTACCTTTGGACTCCATTGACTTGAGTAATAATAAACTTCGTGGCCCCATTCCAAAGTCAATTTCAACTCTTGTAAATCTAACCAGACTCTTTCTTGCATCAAATGATCTGAGCGGTGTTGTGGACctgcaaaaaccaaaaaatgttGAGGCCCTTGATCTCTCCAACACTAATCTATCGGTGGTTGCTAGAAGCCATGTCAACAATACCCTTCCCAACCTTAGGTATTTCAAAATGTCATCTTGCAACATCGAGGTGttcccttatttcttaagaaCCTTAGAGAATCTTGTAGTGCTGGATCTTTCTAGCAATAGAATTCATGGACAGGTTCCAAATTGGGTTGGGTTAATTGGGAAGGCTTCACTAGA ACAAATTCCTTCCTTAATTTGCAATGCGAGTTCCCTTCGGATTCTTGATTTGTCTCGCAACAAATTGAGTGGTGCGGTTCCACaatgtttggaaaattttaataGTGTTCTCTCGGTGTTGAATCTACGTTCCAATGGATTTACGGGGACCCTTCCCTTGGCATTTGCAAAGGCAAACCAATTACGAAGTCTTGATTTGAGTGGAAATCAACTTGAAGGACCACTGCCAAGATCATTAGCAGATTGTACAAGCTTGGAAGTTCTAAACGTTGGAAACAACAAGATTAACGACACATTTCCATATTGGTTGGAGACTCTTCTTGAGTTGCAAGTTCTTGTCGTACGATCCAACCGATTTCATGGTCCCATATATACTTCAAAGAGTAAATTTCCCTTTCCTAAGCTTCGAATCGTTGAATTGTCCTACAATGAGTTCAATGGCCATTTGCCAGTGacatatttcaaatatttccAAGCTACGAAGAACAAAACTATGCCGGGGAAAAACTACATGAGTGATGTGAATAGTTATTATCATTACTCTATCATCGTGACAATAAAGGGGCTTGAGGGAGAACTGCTAAGAATTTTAACTATCTTCACAACAATCGGTTTTTCATCGAACAATTTCAGTGGAGAGATTCCAAATGTCATTGGAAAGCTCAATTCTCTCATAGTGCTTAATTTTTCTCATAATAGTCTCACTGGCCATATTCCATCGTCTTTGGGAGATTTGGAAATCCTTGAATCATTAGACATTTCCTCTAACCAGCTCACCGGAAGAATTCCGAGCCGATTAACAA GATTATGTGGGTTGCCATTGTCGAAGGAATGTGAAGACAATAATCGAACAAAAGTACAGCCGGCGGTGTTAGAACAGGAGGAAGATGATTCAGATATTGATGcatctttttggaaaattgtGGTGATAGGTTATGGGTGTGGAATGACACTTGGACTCTTTCTGGGATCTCTGATGTTCTTAATTGGTAGATCTAAATTCTTTGTAAGACTTGCTGAAAGAGAAAAGCCTAAAAACGTGATAAGATTGAGGAGAATGGTTACAGACATAGTGTCAAGAAGAAAGTAA